One Candidatus Bathyarchaeota archaeon genomic region harbors:
- a CDS encoding HEPN domain-containing protein, with product MLEQAYSRLKTARIALKDGNHAYTVRSSQECVELSLKAALRLVGVEYPKKHDVSRVLLMNKEKFPEWFAVEKLAEISICDDPVLMDIKPVSGPTRTSLMPRRLGAPFISHFPGPGHSPPIPCSS from the coding sequence ATGCTCGAGCAGGCATATTCCAGGCTGAAGACGGCGCGGATAGCCCTGAAAGATGGGAACCATGCCTACACCGTGAGGAGCTCCCAGGAATGCGTTGAGCTGAGTTTGAAGGCAGCCCTAAGGCTTGTGGGCGTGGAGTATCCCAAGAAGCATGACGTAAGCCGGGTCCTACTAATGAATAAAGAGAAGTTCCCAGAATGGTTCGCTGTGGAAAAGCTCGCGGAGATAAGCATTTGTGATGACCCTGTTTTAATGGATATTAAACCGGTGTCTGGCCCTACTCGAACGTCACTTATGCCTCGCCGGTTAGGTGCGCCTTTTATCTCTCACTTCCCCGGCCCGGGACATTCACCTCCGATACCATGTTCTTCTTAG